ATGAAGCCTCACAAGAACCGGTTTACTACATATCAGATTGTAGATGATGGTAGAGTTCTAATGGGGAATAACGCAGTTtgtaaggttgtggggataAGGACGGTTCGGATTCTTATGTATGATGGTATGGTGCGCACATTAACGGACGTAAGGtgtgtaccggagctcaagaaaaACCTTATTTCTCTAGGGACACTCGATGATCTCAAGTGTAAGTACATCACTGAAGGTGAAGTACTAAAGATCTCTCGAAATGCCATGATAATGATGCAAGGAAAGAAAGTGAATTCTGTCTATCTTGTATTAGGAGAAACCGTGACAAGAGCTGCTGCGGTTTCACTAGGTGAGTCGGATTTTAACTTGACTCGGTTATGGTATATGCTTTGAGGCACATAAATGAGGTAGGTATGAAGATGCCGAGTGATAGGGGATTGTTGAAGGGTCAAAAGACaggtaagttagacttatgtgagtactacatctttgggaagcaataGTGGGTTAAGTTTACTACATGTATTCATTCAACTAAGCAACAAGTTAAGTATATTCATTTAGATGTCTGGGGTCCGTCTCTGGTttcttcgaaaggaggtgctcaaTATATGTTGACTTTTATCAATGAATATTCCAGGAAgatatgggtatactttctaaagtacaaatctgatgtgtttgatgggttcaagaaatttaaggcattgattgagaaacaatcaaataaacaaatcaaatgaTAATAAcatggagttacgtggtaaTTATTTTACTAAGTTTTGCAAGAGAGGAAATTGTGAAACATCGCATAGTACTTGGGACACCATAGCAGAATGACGTGATAGAACGGAAaaacagaactttacttgagcgggctcggagcatgctttcgcacgTTGGAATATGTAAGGAAGTTTGGGCTGAAGTAGTGAATATGTCATGTTACCTAGTTAATCAATCTCCATCATCTACTATACAATGGAAGACTCTAAAGGAAGTATGGTATGAGAAGCCTGTCGATTACTCCGGATTATAAGTATTTGGATATCTTGCGTATACTCGTGTGAGTGATGGTACGCTTGAGCTGAGATCCAAAAAGTGCATATTTCTAGGTTATGTACAAGGGGAGAAAGGCTACCGGTTGTGGTTCAATAATCTTAAATCTCCTGGTTTTCTAATCAGCTGAGATATGATTTTCAACGAGACCGCAATGATTCGACATATGAGTTACGAGACACTACCAGCAGAGTAGACGAATCATGTtattagtagtgaggtggagcttcaagTGGAAACTTTGAATACCTCAAAGGTAATAGAGGTAGAGATTGTAGATGAGGTCCCAGTTCTTGAAGTCGGTGATAATGAACTACTAGCACAACCGCAATACGCTATAGCCTAGGGTAGATAGCGAAGGCAAATTAAATCACTAGTACATTATGGCTCGGACGGCACTAGCTCCACCTTTGGTCCCTCCAAATGCTATGGCCTTAACCTCGGCTTGACCACGGGTTTCTCACTTTACGGCCTCCCGTGCACGAGTTGCGCCATGACTAGAATCCCCATGTCCTTTCGGTACCACAAGTTCTCGGTTGAGCCTCGAATCGCATTTTCTCTTGCATTTTCCTCGGAGCAGTAGAGGCTCATGACTTAGTAACCCCATCTGCCTGTTCGGCACCATCGAAGTCCTTATTTATTATTAGCCAACGGGTTGTGAAAGATAACAAGCATGACTTGACCGCAAGAAACGTAGAAACGGCTGTTCGCCGTCATGGCTggtaattgcaagaattgaCTCCGGTCAAACACGCCCAATGTAAATAAGTGAATAACGGTGACATTTTATCATCGGACAATATCGATATATGCTTTTGTTTTATTCGTGTTTTATTGAGCGGATGCGTTTCATTAATCAGATACTGATTGAATTAGTTTAGGAAATACTATTATAATTGCATTTCTTGCGATTTTTATTCAATATCGCAATTTATGAGTTCAACCTTTTTCATGGTCCTCTTGGATTATTGCTGTTATTTTTTTGCCGACGGCCGATGGCGATGTCTAGGAAATAACGTGGAACCGGAGGGGAAAAAGATCCCCGATTCGCCTTTTACATTGGACCCCactcttttcttttaaaagaagaCTTTCTCTCGTCCAATCAGAGCTCTGCTGACCAGTCACACCCAATTCCCTACAAGCACATCCCTAGCTTTTCGGTACACGTGTCGATTTTCTACTGGGAGTAAGACTGGTTCACGAAGCACCCGAACTCTTTCCTAGCCTCATTCAAGTGGCCCCCACCTTAAAAACCCAAGCGGAGCCCCAAAAACCCACCGGGGGAAAATTATAAACAATTCATTTGCccacagagggagagagagagagagagaggggtcaatcatcgtggcaaagatgaattcCGTGTTCCGCGTCGACGAAATCGGCGACTCCTACTggccgccgccgcagccgccgcCGTCGGCGGCCGATCCTGCGCCGGGGGAGATGGGACGGAGCCAATCGGAGTGGGCGTTGGAGAGGCTTCTGGCCGAGGTGCCGTGCGCCGGCTcgatctctctttcttcttctacgATCGCGCCGCCGGACCCGAAGCGACTGGTGGAGGGAGGTGATCTCGATGACCTCGTCGAGATCAAGAAGCCGAACGGCCAGCTCGCGCCATTGAACCAGCCGCCGCCGAAGGTGCCGGTCAATCCTGATGACAGCCACGCTTTCCTCAAGAATCAGCTCGAGATTGCGTGTGCTGCCGTCGCTCGCATACATGTATCGACCCTTCCTCGGCCTCTGCTTATGTGTGATAATACGTGCATGCGTGTGTGTATTTGATATTTGTTGTGTTTTTCTCCCGTTGTTGTCTATTAATTGTAGTCCATCGATCGACTTATGTACATGTGTGTATACAGTGCTTGTACATAGGATATGGTCGATCATGGTTTGACTTCGTAGTGAATTGTGTGTCTATCTGAATATATGAGCAAGGTTATCTGAAGGTCTAGAGCACAGCAGTCGTATTATTAATCGTAAGAAAGGGAAATAGGATTCTGATCCATTTGTCTGAACCTTTTGTTTTAACTGCTGTCCTTGTAGTTATATCTTTATGATTAAAAGAAACTATTTTGTGTGGTTACAGGAGTCAACTACGAAGCTTGGAGAACCTAGTTGTTTTCCCGAGATGCCGTTGCCGGCTTCAATTTCTACACAGTTGGACATCCAAGCTGATGGTAGAGCttgtttcttttaattattttctttctgggCTATGTGCTCATGTTATTTTGATCACcctatgcaaatttttttttgctaaatgtTAATTGTTCAATAGGTAATTTGTTCAACAAAGGTCATAAGGTCTTAAAGTAAGGCGCATATGATTGCCCTTCTATCTtctagaaaaagtaaaatatcATCCTTTTCTTGCAAATTGGCCTCTCTTGACATGTTTATTGTATTTCTCACGTTGTTCTGTCTGGAGCTGTGTTAAAATCTTCATTGCAAATATGATAAGTAGTTTATGTATGATTTGAAGGATACAACTATGAAATGTAATTTGACAGTTTAGCATATAATGTGCCAGCAAAAGCCGCAGATGAATGAGGCATACTACATCTGACAAATTACGAGAAGCTTTGGTTCCAGATTAATAGCTGTGGTTTGCTTGATGATTTACCTCTGAAATATCTGTGACAGTCAAGCAAAAGCTGCACTAGGTCCACTGTTGACAAGTAGTAGGCATGGATTACTAAATGAATGGTGGCGACACACAGGAGATGCATCTTCCATGTTGGCTCTTGTGTAGTTCTCTTAGTTATGAGCATGCAATCAGATGCATTGGTTGAGTATGGCTGGAGGAGCGTCTTCTTTCTAGCTATCTCAGGCAGTGCGCTTGACAATTGCGTTTGTAGTAGATACATATACTATGGTGCTTGTCTTGGGTTGAATTTTTTCTGTTATCTTGGTCTTGTTAGATCTGCCTATAAAAGAGTGGAATTTTTCTTTGCTTATGTTATTCCATTCTAATTTTAGTGACTGAAAATTTTACTTACTGTGTGACGTTCCTGCTTAGTATAACCCATTCGACGTCTTTCCAAGGGATGGCGCCTCTGTTTCTATTTGAGTGTTGCTAGCTTTTATTTCTCTTTATGCAATTACTTTACAAGTAATTCATTTGCTCATAACAGCATATTGCAATGGTTCAcaataaatttgattttcctgTTACCGGATTAGTACTGCCTAAATGTTTTGGCACTTACTGAGTCAACCagatcttttttcttctccaaGCCATTACTTATATCCACTTCCACTGTCAGAGGACTCGTTACTTAGATGATTTTGATTGAATTCCTGTAAAATGTCTCACTTGTCTATTGCTTTGAGGTTCTGGTCATGGTGTGCCAATACCACAAGGTGCAGATAATGGATCATATGGCATTCCAGCCTTACCCTCCATACAAAGAGATTCAGGTGTGCAAGTTAAGCAAACAACAAGTGAGTCATCAAGGGATGATTCAGATGATGATGAACTTGAAGGCGACACAGGAACCACTGAAAACAAAGATCCCGCTGCAGTCAGACGTGCTAGAAGGTAGCAGCATTTTGCCAGCTTTTGCACAATGGTGCATCACATCCTTTCATTTTATATTCCTTTCATATCCTCGTGCAAAATATCTTGGCAACTTATGAATCTGTTGATTCCCTATAACCAATCTGCTctgtaaaaatcaaaactgTTTCAACTGGATACAAAACTTTGAGCAAAAATCTCTATAACTAGAAGCTTGGCTTCTCATCTTCGAAGTTGCCACCTCACTTTATTATTGGGGCTTTTCCAAGTTCAACCTGAAATCCCTTTGATCTGTAATATGGTAATATGACCCTGAGAGTGATTACATTCCACAGTTACACATGCAACGTCTTCCCCCCAGGTCCAGAGCAGGTTTCTGTACCATCTATCTATTTCAGATATATTCCTATCTCAAAGGGAATTGTTGAATTAGAGGGAAACAACTATCCTCTTCTTTTTCAGTAATTTGCACTTCAGTTTATTGTCTGAAATTCTCTTCTGTGATGTGGGGTTCTTGGCCTGGGGTTGATTATGACTGCGTTATTCTTATTGTGTCATTTTATTTCAGAATGGGCTGGTGTGTGAAATCATATTGTACTTTCACATCAGCGAAGTCACCATATAAAATTCTAGTGTTACAATCAAGAACCACTTATGATATATATTAATGGTGGCTCAGGATGCAGTCAAATCGAGAGTCAGCTAGACGATCCAGAAGAAGAAAACAGGAGCACATGAGTGAACTTGAAAACCAGGTATATTTTACTTGAACTCTCAGTTGAAAAGCTGTTATAAGTAGTGATTTTCCAACTGCACTTCCGGTAATGATGGTCTAGGTGGGACAACTGAAGGTTGAGCACACTGCACTACTGAAGCGTCTCACTGACACGAACCAAAAGTATGATGTAGCATCAGTTGACAACAGAATTTTGAAAGCTGACATTGAGACATTACGGGCAAAGGTTTGGTTTCTTTTTGGAAATGATTTTTACATGTGGAAAACATTCTTTGGTCAATTCACACGAGGCGCTTTAGTTGAGAACTCAAATGTTCTTTCTACAATGCAACCATGTTTTCACTTCTTAATTGAAAATCTCTTTGTCCCCTTTCACTACCTTTATGTCATATATGTGTGGCTATTCCATGTGTTACTCAAGTGCTTTATTGTGGAAAATATATTAGCTTGTCATGGTTTTGGCCTTTTTCTTCAGACATAGTCATAACTGACGTGATTTATCATTAGTTTCTCGTTTCCTCTGATCCAAATAAGCTGTTTAGGCGAGTCCATGTACTTTAATCCATTCACTAGCATAAGGTTTTCTTATGCATTGCGTCATTTTAGCGATGAAGTTTCAGTTTTGAGTTTTAGCAATGACAAGATCTTGCTTCTATCTGAAAAATACATGGTCTGATCTTTCAAATGTCAGGAAGAGTATGCTCGTTGGCCACATTTGAGGATAAGATTGTTCAGGAAGTATAGCTGTGGATTACCTCTCATTGATGGGTGCTGTAACTGCTAGTGTGAATCGATCGAGGGTTTGATTTTGAGAAGGTTTGCTTTCATAGAAAGAAGAGTAAGGAATGATGTCTATCAGGGATGGATCCAGTTATACCATCTTGGGGGCCAAATTAACAGATCAAAAAGATTCAAAGGTGCTGGCAACCTAAAAATTGAGTATAATCTAATTGAACTTAGCAAATATGACAAGGTATCAGGCCAAAATAATGTGAAATTCTGAAGGACCTAGGTGGTGTCCATGTCCAGTCCCTTCTATTATTCTTTTAATTCAATAAGAGTTATTTCAAGGATAGTTTTCTCAAGAGGTACTTTTCCATATGGAGGGACAATTTCTTGATAAATAGTGATGGAACATAAGTTTCCTAGAAGTGTGTGTTAACTCGCTGGCACCATCTTGATGTAATGGAGTGAATATATAGCAAGTGTAACACTTATTAAGGCTTTTTGAAAGGAAGGTATAGAGAGATTATTTGGGCCTTAAAAATTGTTCGAGCAAGGTGTTTTGCCTTGGATAGAGCAGGGAAAGATTAGGTCACAAAATCAGGCATAAAAATATGCTAGATTCATGATTCGACTAGACTTCATGAGTGGGGTCTGGTCTACCTTCTCTGTTGTTTCTGTCTTTCCTTTACCATATTCTATACCAAGACCTTGAGACATAGGCATCAACGTGCGATGATGTGCTTATCAACACTACTAAACCTATTTATTATGATATCTGTAGATGTTCTTGGGAGTTGGCTTCCTGCTGCGTCTCCCATGTTTCGAGACTCTAAAACCTCGGCTTTGGTGTGGCTATATTATCCATAATTAAGACACTACTTGTATTTTGCACTCTCATGTCTAATGTAGCCTTGACATCTTTTATTTTCCCAAGATTGGAATGGAGTTCACAGCTAAAAATTGTGGTTCAATTGTTTTGTGTAGTTGGAATTTACCATTCCAATACTATGTAATATATAATAATTGAATGAGCAAACATAAACAGTAGTTGCATGAGCAAAATTAAGGACCAAGTTGTCTTGATCATTGTGGTTTGCATTGCTCGTATTCTGAGCCTGAGGACCCAAGTTTGGGTGCCACATGCTGCATGAAAAATGAAACTGCGAATGCTCTCCACCAGTTAATGGGCTTCAATTCCTTGCACCtataaatggaaaatattgTTAATGAAGTGCTTTGGAGGCACTTGTTAAGCATACTGAATGAGGAATAATTCACTATCCAAAGTAGTGGTTACGCAGACACGAGGCAATCAAAGCATTGGAAACTGCAAAGTTTCCTTGATTAACAAGTGTCTCTAGGGCACATGTTTACAAAATCCATCTGTTAAAGTGAATTAACTCTATTGCTGGCAGAAACGGTTGAACCAGGGTTCATCAATTGGACCGAAGCCCTAGCCATTTGCCCATTCCCACTATAAAAAGGGACCGGTGTGATAAATCTTCAAAACACTAGACACCTTCTGAAATGTCTTGAAATTTATGAATAGGGTTAATTATTCTGCTTTTGAAAGACTTTCGTCTGCTCGACGATCTTTCTCTTTCCAGGTGAAAATGGCTGAAGAAACAGTCAAGCGGGTTACTGGAATCAATCCACTTGTCATGGCTATGTCAAACTTGCCTAACTCAGACATCCCATTTGTGAGCAGCCCAATGGATTCATTCACAACTGCTGCTATGCCGATGCAACCAAATGCCGACGACTTCTTTCATCATGCAGCTCCTAATATAACCTCTATCAACCCGCATCACCCAAGATTTGACAGCAGTGGCTTCCCCAGGAACAACCCAGTTCCAGTGCTCGAAAACATACTAGCCGATGCAAACAGATCAATGCTGGGTGTTCCTGGCCCCTCCGGGACTATTCCAGGTTGGAGCTCAGGCATTCCTCCTCCACTGGCAAACACTAACATTAAACAGAAGTAAACGCCCTGCCTGGCATCACTCCTTTGTTAGTCAATAGAATCTGTCGGAATATCTCTATCTTTACATGTACTTCTGCATGGATCTGGATTGTCAATGCATCTTTAGGGTGTGAAACTAAACTTAGTCCAGCTAAGGAGTGGATCATCTGGTGTCACACTATGTTATGTAGCCTATGCATTGTAAAATAGAAGGGAAAAGGAGGAGCATTGGATGGAAGTGAACGCGAACCCTTTTGTTCTCGCGGAATCTTCTTGGAGTGCTGTAATTGCAAAAAGGATATTGGGGGTATCAGAGGAAcaggttaattttttttgcctGCCTTTTCATTTCTCTGAAGTGCAATCACTCGGTTTGGTTGGTGAAGGCTGGCCCCCTGACCACAAGAAAATAACGAGGTAACACAATCGCTCTTGGCGTGTAGCTTTTCGTTCTAGTTTGTGTCTGGAGTTTCAATTTCCATGGTTCCTCTTAAGATTGTTTGGTAAAGCTCTCAAGACCAGCTGTTCCTGAAGAAAGTTCCCTGattctaggcaaattctagaggTAAAAGCTAAGTTTCACATTGTCGAATCGCAATGATTCATATTTGTATGCACGGATGGAACAATTCAAGAAACTTCGTTGCTGACTGTTGTTATGAAATTTGAATCAAGTAGTTTCTGGTAGAATAAACAATTGAAATGCTGCAACAAAGTAAATGTAGGTCGTACCTAGAACATC
The genomic region above belongs to Rhodamnia argentea isolate NSW1041297 chromosome 6, ASM2092103v1, whole genome shotgun sequence and contains:
- the LOC115754369 gene encoding light-inducible protein CPRF2 isoform X4 yields the protein MNSVFRVDEIGDSYWPPPQPPPSAADPAPGEMGRSQSEWALERLLAEVPCAGSISLSSSTIAPPDPKRLVEGGDLDDLVEIKKPNGQLAPLNQPPPKESTTKLGEPSCFPEMPLPASISTQLDIQADDNGSYGIPALPSIQRDSGVQVKQTTSESSRDDSDDDELEGDTGTTENKDPAAVRRARRMQSNRESARRSRRRKQEHMSELENQVGQLKVEHTALLKRLTDTNQKYDVASVDNRILKADIETLRAKVKMAEETVKRVTGINPLVMAMSNLPNSDIPFVSSPMDSFTTAAMPMQPNADDFFHHAAPNITSINPHHPRFDSSGFPRNNPVPVLENILADANRSMLGVPGPSGTIPGWSSGIPPPLANTNIKQK
- the LOC115754369 gene encoding light-inducible protein CPRF2 isoform X2: MNSVFRVDEIGDSYWPPPQPPPSAADPAPGEMGRSQSEWALERLLAEVPCAGSISLSSSTIAPPDPKRLVEGGDLDDLVEIKKPNGQLAPLNQPPPKVPVNPDDSHAFLKNQLEIACAAVARIHESTTKLGEPSCFPEMPLPASISTQLDIQADDNGSYGIPALPSIQRDSGVQVKQTTSESSRDDSDDDELEGDTGTTENKDPAAVRRARRMQSNRESARRSRRRKQEHMSELENQVGQLKVEHTALLKRLTDTNQKYDVASVDNRILKADIETLRAKVKMAEETVKRVTGINPLVMAMSNLPNSDIPFVSSPMDSFTTAAMPMQPNADDFFHHAAPNITSINPHHPRFDSSGFPRNNPVPVLENILADANRSMLGVPGPSGTIPGWSSGIPPPLANTNIKQK
- the LOC115754369 gene encoding light-inducible protein CPRF2 isoform X3, which encodes MNSVFRVDEIGDSYWPPPQPPPSAADPAPGEMGRSQSEWALERLLAEVPCAGSISLSSSTIAPPDPKRLVEGGDLDDLVEIKKPNGQLAPLNQPPPKESTTKLGEPSCFPEMPLPASISTQLDIQADGSGHGVPIPQGADNGSYGIPALPSIQRDSGVQVKQTTSESSRDDSDDDELEGDTGTTENKDPAAVRRARRMQSNRESARRSRRRKQEHMSELENQVGQLKVEHTALLKRLTDTNQKYDVASVDNRILKADIETLRAKVKMAEETVKRVTGINPLVMAMSNLPNSDIPFVSSPMDSFTTAAMPMQPNADDFFHHAAPNITSINPHHPRFDSSGFPRNNPVPVLENILADANRSMLGVPGPSGTIPGWSSGIPPPLANTNIKQK
- the LOC115754369 gene encoding light-inducible protein CPRF2 isoform X1, giving the protein MNSVFRVDEIGDSYWPPPQPPPSAADPAPGEMGRSQSEWALERLLAEVPCAGSISLSSSTIAPPDPKRLVEGGDLDDLVEIKKPNGQLAPLNQPPPKVPVNPDDSHAFLKNQLEIACAAVARIHESTTKLGEPSCFPEMPLPASISTQLDIQADGSGHGVPIPQGADNGSYGIPALPSIQRDSGVQVKQTTSESSRDDSDDDELEGDTGTTENKDPAAVRRARRMQSNRESARRSRRRKQEHMSELENQVGQLKVEHTALLKRLTDTNQKYDVASVDNRILKADIETLRAKVKMAEETVKRVTGINPLVMAMSNLPNSDIPFVSSPMDSFTTAAMPMQPNADDFFHHAAPNITSINPHHPRFDSSGFPRNNPVPVLENILADANRSMLGVPGPSGTIPGWSSGIPPPLANTNIKQK